The Lactuca sativa cultivar Salinas chromosome 2, Lsat_Salinas_v11, whole genome shotgun sequence genome includes a window with the following:
- the LOC111880040 gene encoding uncharacterized protein LOC111880040 yields the protein MDSNEEIAFFILLCCYWLNPASNRIGRAMDNDSEMTGHQHTQELLHGTSTQCHDLMRLPREVYVFLCNHFRRNNWLQSSKHISIEEKMAMFLTPIAHNIWFRIIKRRFQHSTKTVHRCLHEVLNAMMIFTKEVIVPTNCNATVNSLERHRRLKEIFPGATGALDGTLVHTVVPADQQTRYRGRGKDKYYLCDAAYTNTRGFMTPYLNTRYWLADFRRRRALTKEEKFNHAHAQLRNVIEHAYGILKARFPILKRMTHFPFSVQRDIVIACFAVYNFIRKCDIHDKLFMTFKENNGQTQGGENDGQNVDDMEWGLQGNEYVDNLRDQIVNELGSN from the exons ATGGATTCGAATGAAGAAATTGCATTTTTCATTTTACTATGTTGCTATTGGTTGAATCCAGCATCCAATAGAATTGGAAGGGCAATGGATAATGATTCGGAAATGACCGGTCATCAACATACTCAAGAATTGTTACATGGAACTTCCACACAATGTCATGACCTGATGCGTCTTCCACGTGAAGTGTATGTATTTTTATGCAATCATTTTAGACGAAACAATTGGTTGCAAAGTAGTAAGCATATAAGCATTGAAGAAAAGATGGCTATGTTCTTGACACCTATAGCACATAATATATGGTTTAGGATTATCAAACGAAGGTTTCAACACTCCACAAAAACAGTTCATAGATGCTTGCATGAGGTGCTAAATGCaatgatgatttttacaaaagAAGTTATAGTGCCAACAAATTGTAATGCAACCGTGAATTCATTAGAGAGACATCGTAGGCTAAAAGAAATCTTTCCTGGAGCAACAGGTGCGTTAGATGGAACTCTTGTACATACAGTCGTGCCTGCTGATCAACAAACTCGCTACAGGGGACGAGGAAAAG ataaatattacctttgcGATGCTGCATACACCAACACTCGTGGATTTATGACTCCTTACCTTAACACGaggtattggttagccgatttTCGACGACGGCGTGCGTTAACTAAGGAAGAAAAATTCAATCATGCACATGCGCAACTCAGAAATGTTATTGAACATGCTTACGGTATTTTGAAGGCGAGATTCCCAATCCTAAAGCGAATGACTCATTTTCCTTTTTCAGTGCAAAGAGATATAGTCATTGCTTGTTTTGCAGTCTATAATTTCATAAGGAAATGCGATATTCATGATAAGTTATTTATGACATTCAAGGAGAATAACGGTCAAACACAAGGGGGAGAGAATGATGGCCAAAACGTAGACGATATGGAATGGGGTTTACAAGGCAATGAATACGTAGATAATTTGCGTGACCAGATTGTGAATGAATTGgggtcaaattaa